The Candidatus Defluviibacterium haderslevense DNA window CAGCCCGCTTTAATAAGGCATTCCACTTGATGTGTGTGTTGCACATCACGCATGGATTAGGGGTCCTGCCAGCGATATATTCATCTACGAAATTGTCAATCACAGCATCGCCGAATTCATCCCGAATATCTAAAATAAAATGATGAAAACCCATATCTACAGATACTCTTCGAGCATCCTGGAGGGAATCTAAAGAACAGCAGCCTGTTTCCCTTTTTAGAACCACCCGAAGAAGCGTAATCCCAGGTTTTCATAGTGATCCCAATCACCTCATATCCCTGCTCATGCAGCATGATGGCAGCTACCGTACTGTCGATACCTCCACTCATAGCTACTAAGATTTTTCCCAATTTACTCATAAAAACTTAGCTACAAATATAATACATATTAATAAATAATCGAATATAAAAATTTCAACTAAATAATATTTTTTCCTAAATATATGCTTCAAATATTTGACTCTCTCGTATATTTGCACTCCAATTCAAAAGTCTAATAGAAGTATTAGCCTGTTACAAACGGATAAACCCTTGATATGGTTCAGTTTCGGACTCTTTTATTAGACTGAAATGAAACAATCAAAGGCCTGGTAACGGTAATAAATTGCGGGAGTAGCTCAGTTGGTAGAGCACGACCTTGCCAAGGTCGGGGTCGCGAGTTCGAGTCTCGTCTCCCGCTCTTAATATAATAGTTAGGCACATGTCAATATAGATTGACATATAACTATTGTACCAGCCCAGGTGGTGAAATTGGTAGACACGCAGGACTTAAAATCCTGTGGACAGTAATGTTCGTGCGGGTTCAAGTCCCGCCCCAGGTACAAGGTTCAGCGAAAGTTGAACCTTTTTAATTATATCTGGGTCGAACATAAGTCGAACAAAAACTAAATCTTTTTTCTCTTTCAAATAACATTTTGTATTTTTGAGAAAAAAGTATGAAAAATACTAGAATCAAAGTTCAGACTAGTGAAATTGCATTAATGCATTGTGAATCATCAGAAGATGCGCGCAAAAATTTAGAGTTGCATGTTTGGAATTTTATTGATTTGTATAAAGAAGATCTTATCGATTACCAAGTTTCATATACAACTTTTATCCATCCAAAATTTGGTTTAACCTTGAGTTCTTTATCAGTATTAAGGATTAAGGAATCTCCTAAATCAACAACTTAATAATTGATTCGAAAAATCGCAAAAATGGAAGTCATTTGTCTATCTGATGAAGCATTTTATGCACTTATTGAGACAGTAGTGGCTCGGATAAAAGATAAGGAAGGCATCAAAGGAGATAAATGGATTTCTGATGAAGAGGCTATGTCAAAGCTTCGGATTAAAAGTAAGACCACCCTACAAAAACTAAGGGATGAAGGAAAAATTAGATTTTCCCAGCCAGAAAAGAAAATTATTTTATATGATACCGATTCAATAGATATATATTTGGAAAAACATTCAAAAAATTCATTCTGATGGAAATAGATGAAAGTAAATATATTAAGGGATTTAATGCTGGGTATTTTCTTTCTAAATACGAACCAAAGGTATCGTTGGAATTGTTGGAACATATTCACCCTATCAATTCGTATATTTCAGGCATGAACTTTGGACAAAAAGGAATTTCAAATTGAGATTGATAAAACCAATTAGAAGAACTTAAATCCATAAGACATCAAAAGGACAATTCTAGAAATTTAGAATAACTAATTTTAAGGTTCTGAAATGACAAATATTACTTTAGCAGAATATATCTTAAGATACAACAATGATACTTTACCCCATGTGAAAGAGTCTAGGCAAATTACTAATTCCGTCATATTCAAAAACGTTTTAGGGCTACCTACTCCAACTACTCCTAATCCTCAAACATTCAGTTATATTTACTTTATCTTAGATCCAGAATCCAGAAATTGTGTTAGTGTTGTTCAACTCTTGGAAGATGACTTGCATGCTTTCACTAGTTCTAACAATCGGAAGAAAGGATTCATTAAAAATGCAATGGTAGCTGCTATTCTACCTGATAGATTTAAGCATAATGATTCTATTGAAATTAGTTTGCTTAATGATGGCCAGTCAGATTATAATATTTCTACTAAAGTAACTGAAAGTCTAGGTTTTCAAAAAATTGGAGCTGATGAGGACAAGTTTGTATTATTGAAAAAAAGACTTTGAAGTTGAAATCTTAAAGAACCTCAATAAATAAAATAGTGCTTTTCAACATTTTTAAATGCTAAATAATCAAATTTACTTATTATTGGTAAATTTATGTTGCATTCAGAATGGATATTTACTTTAATGATTCAACCATTGAGAAGTCAAAGATAGAGCATCAAATATTATCATATTTAGATCATCACTATCCCATAGCTTCCTTTTCTTAGATTCCCATGATGCTAAGTCCTTGAAATCAATAACAAAAATCTGATTTTAGCGACTGCTCATAAACATCTCTGATCTAATAATTTGAATACTGTACAACTTTTGCTTCTCCTTAACAAGAAAGAAACAAGTATTTAATGCATCCTAATTGCAAAAAATTACTTAAATATTTCAAATTTAGTATGTTTTATTTAATATTATATACATTTGGACTTTAATTTCATTATACAATAAATCATACCAAAAGTAAGAAACAATTAATAGTTCGTGTAAAGGAAAAGGAAAGGATTAAAGGAGATAAATGGATTTCGGGTGGTGAAGCTATGTCAAAGCTTAGAATTAAGAGCAAGACTATCCTACAAAAACTAAGAGATGAAGGAAAAATTCGATTCTCACAACCAGAAAAGAAAATAATTCTATATGATACCGATTCCATTAATGTATATTTGGACAAACATTCAAAAAAAAATTTCTAATGGAATTTGATAAGCAAAAATTTATTGAGGGTTAAATACAGGGCACTTACTCGCTAATTATGAACCTAAGTTAGTAATCTCATTTTTAATCAATATTCAGCCTATCAATTCATATTTATATGAATTGAAATGTGAGAGAAATGAATTCGAATTATCAAAAGCACAATTAATTGAATTTGCACAAATTAGAAATAACTTGAGGAAGATAATTTTTTAAGCAAGAATTAACCATTATACATTTATAAACAGTTTAAAATGGAGGATTGTTCTTTTCCAATATTTTTTGCACGAGAAATTGAGCATCGTAATGAACGAATTGAAATAAATGATGGTATATGAAATTAAAAATGATCCTGCATACTCATATGGTTCTATTATTCCTAATGATACTTTTACTAAAATTGATAACCTTTCTTTCGATTTCTTAATGTCAGCTAAGTTCGAAAACAGTAAAACTAATAAAAATTTTATTGGAGTTCTTAATCTTAATAAAATTGTAATGTCATTTTTAATATTGGTATTCATACTTGTAAAAATATTAAACAAATAAAATGATATTTCAAAATCTAATTTATTTAAAATGGTAATTGAAAAATTCACTGAAGACTTAAATGAATTTTTGATATAGATGGTGAAATTCAATATTTAGGGCTAAATTTTAAAAGTCCTAATTTGAAAACTTCTACATTTGACCGCAATTTAAACCTTAGAATAGGTTTACACCTTGATAGTTGGGACAGAAAAAAATTGAATGATAGGGAGAATTCAAGAAATAGAATTTGTATTAATTTAGGCAAAGAAGTAGGCATTTTATATTCTTAAATAAGAAAATTATTGAACTTATAGATGATTTAGAAATTGACAATTTTGATCTTAGAGGTGGTTCTGAACTAGAGGCGATTATATCTGAGGAAATACCCAAATCAACAAATCAAAATTAAATATTTATCCTGGAGAGGCTTATATTGCACCTACTGAAAATATAATTCATGATGCCACTACATTAAATAAAGCATTTCCTGACATTACTTTGTCGTTAATTGGTAACTTCTGGGT harbors:
- a CDS encoding helix-turn-helix domain-containing protein, translated to MEVICLSDEAFYALIETVVARIKDKEGIKGDKWISDEEAMSKLRIKSKTTLQKLRDEGKIRFSQPEKKIILYDTDSIDIYLEKHSKNSF